One window of the Falco biarmicus isolate bFalBia1 chromosome 2, bFalBia1.pri, whole genome shotgun sequence genome contains the following:
- the DLEU7 gene encoding leukemia-associated protein 7, translated as MEVSKPGGAQELEEERKAPGKSPKEGEENGDLSPLSPGDPRPERLARCETLREMALHSKMSQLVKATSRLVQVEQTLLLPLLLPVQHPLPLHPKDSIEFRSICSHMALQGEGQQFERDLHEAHQCLKTIIEKLICSFAVFPSHSYIPVQSALRQILQNLLAM; from the exons atggaggTGTCCAAGCCTGGTGGGGctcaggagctggaggaagagagaaaagcccCAGGGAAAAGCCCtaaggaaggggaagagaatgGAGACCTATCTCCTCTTAGCCCAGGTGATCCCAGGCCAGAGAGGCTGGCGAGGTGTGAGACGCTTCGAGAGATGGCTCTGCACAGCAAGATGTCCCAACTAGTAAAAGCAACTTCCCGGCTTGTACAAGTAGAGCAGActctcctgctccctctccttctccctgtacagcatcctcttcctctccacCCAAAA gatAGCATTGAGTTTAGAAGTATCTGTAGTCACATGGCTTTACAAGGAGAGGGACAACAATTTGAGAGAGACTTACATGAAGCCCACCAGTGTTTGAAGACCATCATTGAGAAACTCATTTGTTCATTTGCAGTTTTCCCCTCACATTCTTATATCCCGGTTCAATCTGCTCTGAGACAAATCCTGCAGAATCTCCTGGCAATGTGA